One genomic segment of Candidatus Binatus sp. includes these proteins:
- a CDS encoding acyl-CoA dehydrogenase family protein → MRRDIFTAEHEMFRDQVRRFVETEIEPKVAQWNRNGMSDRESWRKMGAAGFLGANAPAEYGGGGVDFIYDAIVMEEMSRVRAHGLMMSLHSDICMPYITSFGNEAQKRRYLPGTISGEIILAIAMTEPGTGSDLAAVQTTARRDGDNYVLNGSKTFISNGQIADLVIVVCKTDPKANPPHKGVSLMLVDATSPGFVRGRKLDKLGLRGQDTSELFFEDCRVPVANLLGQEGQGFKMLMQNLQQERLCVGVASIASCRRTVEDTVAYCKQRRAFGQPIAEFQNTQFKLAEMMTEVEVGQAFVDRLLVAHVRHDEIVAEVSMAKWWTTDLQKKISSQCLQLHGGYGFMMEYPVATDYADAAVQSIYAGTNEIMKVIIARSMGLDSRK, encoded by the coding sequence ATGCGACGAGATATCTTCACCGCAGAGCACGAAATGTTTCGCGACCAGGTGCGCCGCTTCGTCGAAACCGAAATCGAGCCGAAGGTCGCGCAGTGGAATCGCAACGGCATGAGCGATCGCGAGAGCTGGCGCAAGATGGGCGCGGCCGGCTTCCTCGGCGCCAACGCGCCCGCTGAATACGGCGGCGGCGGCGTGGATTTCATCTACGACGCGATCGTGATGGAAGAAATGTCGCGGGTGCGCGCCCACGGCCTGATGATGTCGCTGCATTCGGACATCTGCATGCCGTACATCACGAGCTTCGGCAACGAGGCACAGAAGCGGCGCTATCTGCCCGGCACGATCAGCGGCGAAATCATCCTCGCGATCGCGATGACCGAGCCGGGCACCGGATCAGATCTCGCCGCAGTGCAGACGACCGCGCGCCGCGACGGCGACAACTACGTCCTCAACGGTTCGAAAACGTTTATCTCCAATGGCCAGATCGCCGACCTTGTAATCGTCGTCTGCAAGACCGACCCCAAGGCAAATCCGCCGCACAAGGGCGTCAGCCTGATGCTGGTGGACGCGACCAGTCCCGGCTTCGTCCGCGGGCGCAAACTCGACAAACTCGGGCTCCGCGGCCAGGACACCAGCGAACTGTTCTTCGAGGATTGCCGCGTGCCGGTCGCCAACCTGCTCGGCCAGGAAGGGCAGGGCTTCAAGATGCTGATGCAGAATCTGCAGCAGGAGCGGCTCTGCGTTGGCGTCGCATCGATAGCCAGTTGCCGCCGCACGGTCGAGGATACGGTCGCATACTGCAAGCAGCGGCGCGCCTTCGGACAGCCGATCGCCGAGTTTCAGAACACCCAGTTCAAGCTCGCCGAGATGATGACTGAAGTCGAAGTCGGCCAGGCCTTTGTCGATCGTTTGCTGGTCGCGCATGTTCGCCACGACGAAATCGTCGCCGAGGTCAGCATGGCGAAATGGTGGACCACCGACCTGCAGAAAAAGATTTCGAGCCAATGCCTGCAACTGCACGGCGGCTACGGCTTCATGATGGAGTACCCGGTCGCGACCGACTACGCCGACGCGGCGGTGCAATCGATCTACGCCGGCACTAACGAAATCATGAAGGTGATCATCGCGCGCAGCATGGGACTGGATTCAAGAAAGTAG